Proteins encoded by one window of Sediminicoccus rosea:
- a CDS encoding ABC transporter permease: MRNLALGFKLARRELRGGVKGLRIVLACLALGVAAIAAVGTLRAGINAGLQADGARILGGDLEIRAGYEPANPEALDWVRARGGVISEVALLRAMLIAPNGERTLVELKAADGRYPLYGALTLDPAQPLQGPILVAEPSVAERLSLAPGDEVRLGEARMRFAGRIAEEPDRVATPTVFGPRAIIPLDQLRATGLAQPGSMITHEYRIRLPEGVSARAFGEELRAAFPTAPWRIRRADQAEPGVNRFLDRAASFLTLAGLTALLVGGIGVATGVRAWLDARSRTIATLRCMGAPTAAIFSAYLFQVMALAALGILIGLVAGWGLTALAATALSGTLPVPARVGLYPAPLLLAALYGVLTALTFALWPLGRAGRIPGAALFRDVLGAGGFWPGWGVGLANALAAAALVTLVIVTAEQRFFAIAFCGGAAAAMLLFRLGAWGLMAGARALSGIRRPAWRLGLANLHRPGAPTPIMLVALGLGLTTLAAIAQIQGNLRSAIGNEMPARAPNFFFIDIQPDQVARFDALARETPGVDEVRRVPSLRARISAVNGVPAEQVQATPETAWALRGDRGLTYSATPPAGTRITEGAWWAADYDGPTLVSFDANLARGWGIGLGDTITVNVLGRDIDLQIANLRNVEWRSLGMNFTLIASPGLLSSAPHTHIATVRGDPAQDQNLLRRITDALPNVSGIRVREALEQVGILLGRIGTALTAVGSITLMAGALVLAGAVAAGQQRRIREAVLLKTVGATRGQILRAFLVEFGVLGGFAGILAALAGTAAAWGVVVGIMRQEWVFLPGTLALTVLGCMILVLAFGYAGTAMALRVRPAPLLRNE; encoded by the coding sequence ATGAGGAACCTTGCTCTCGGGTTCAAGCTCGCGCGGCGGGAGCTGCGCGGCGGCGTGAAGGGCCTGCGCATCGTGCTGGCCTGCCTGGCGCTGGGCGTAGCCGCCATCGCGGCCGTCGGCACGCTGCGCGCGGGCATCAATGCGGGGCTGCAGGCCGATGGCGCCCGCATCCTGGGCGGCGACCTCGAAATCCGCGCGGGCTATGAGCCAGCCAACCCCGAGGCGCTGGACTGGGTCCGGGCCCGCGGCGGCGTGATCAGCGAGGTCGCGCTGCTGCGCGCCATGCTCATCGCCCCGAATGGCGAGCGTACGTTGGTGGAGCTGAAGGCCGCCGACGGGCGCTATCCCCTCTATGGCGCGCTGACGCTCGACCCCGCTCAGCCGCTGCAAGGCCCGATCCTGGTGGCCGAGCCCTCGGTGGCCGAGCGCCTCAGCCTCGCGCCCGGGGATGAGGTGCGGCTGGGCGAGGCACGCATGCGCTTCGCCGGCCGCATCGCGGAGGAGCCGGACCGCGTCGCCACCCCAACCGTCTTCGGCCCGCGCGCCATCATCCCGCTGGACCAGCTGCGCGCCACCGGCCTTGCCCAGCCGGGCAGCATGATCACCCACGAATATCGCATCCGCCTGCCGGAGGGCGTCTCGGCCCGCGCCTTTGGCGAGGAGCTGCGCGCCGCCTTCCCCACCGCACCCTGGCGCATCCGCCGGGCGGACCAGGCGGAGCCGGGGGTCAACCGCTTCCTGGACCGCGCCGCCTCCTTCCTCACGCTGGCCGGCCTCACCGCGCTGCTGGTGGGGGGCATCGGCGTCGCGACCGGCGTGCGCGCCTGGCTCGACGCCCGCAGCCGCACCATCGCGACCCTGCGCTGCATGGGCGCGCCGACGGCGGCGATCTTTTCCGCCTATCTCTTCCAGGTCATGGCATTGGCCGCCCTCGGCATCCTGATCGGCCTCGTGGCCGGCTGGGGGCTGACGGCCCTGGCGGCAACGGCGCTGAGCGGCACCCTGCCCGTCCCGGCGCGGGTTGGCCTCTATCCGGCCCCACTGCTGCTCGCCGCCCTCTACGGCGTGCTGACGGCGCTGACCTTCGCGCTCTGGCCGCTCGGCCGGGCCGGGCGCATCCCGGGGGCCGCGCTCTTCCGCGACGTGCTGGGCGCCGGCGGCTTCTGGCCGGGCTGGGGCGTCGGGCTGGCCAATGCCCTGGCGGCGGCCGCCCTGGTTACGCTGGTCATCGTGACGGCCGAGCAGCGCTTCTTCGCCATTGCTTTCTGCGGCGGCGCGGCGGCGGCCATGCTGCTGTTCCGCCTCGGCGCCTGGGGGCTGATGGCCGGCGCGCGCGCGCTGAGCGGCATCCGCCGCCCGGCCTGGCGGCTTGGTCTCGCCAACCTGCACCGGCCGGGGGCGCCGACACCGATCATGCTGGTGGCCCTCGGCCTGGGGCTCACCACGCTTGCCGCCATCGCCCAGATCCAGGGCAACCTCCGTTCCGCCATCGGCAACGAGATGCCGGCCCGCGCGCCCAATTTCTTCTTCATCGACATCCAGCCCGACCAGGTGGCCCGCTTCGACGCCCTGGCGCGCGAGACGCCTGGCGTGGACGAGGTGCGCCGCGTGCCAAGCCTGCGCGCCCGCATCTCCGCCGTGAACGGCGTGCCGGCCGAACAGGTGCAGGCCACGCCCGAGACCGCCTGGGCGCTGCGCGGGGACCGCGGCCTGACCTACAGCGCGACCCCGCCCGCCGGCACGCGCATCACCGAGGGCGCATGGTGGGCGGCCGATTATGACGGGCCGACGCTCGTTTCCTTCGACGCAAACCTCGCACGCGGCTGGGGCATCGGCCTCGGCGACACCATCACGGTCAATGTGCTGGGCCGCGACATTGATCTGCAGATCGCCAACCTCCGCAATGTCGAGTGGCGGTCGCTCGGCATGAACTTCACGCTCATCGCCTCGCCCGGGCTGCTCTCCTCCGCGCCGCATACCCATATCGCGACCGTCCGGGGGGACCCCGCGCAGGACCAGAACCTGCTGCGGCGGATCACCGATGCCCTGCCCAATGTCTCGGGCATCCGCGTCCGGGAAGCGCTGGAGCAGGTTGGCATCCTGCTCGGCCGCATCGGCACGGCGCTCACGGCGGTTGGCTCCATCACGCTGATGGCCGGCGCCCTGGTGCTGGCGGGCGCCGTGGCCGCCGGGCAGCAGCGCCGCATTCGGGAGGCGGTGCTGCTGAAGACGGTGGGCGCCACGCGGGGGCAGATCCTGCGGGCCTTCCTGGTCGAGTTTGGCGTGCTGGGCGGCTTTGCCGGCATCCTTGCGGCCCTCGCCGGCACGGCGGCGGCCTGGGGCGTGGTGGTGGGCATCATGCGCCAGGAATGGGTCTTCCTGCCCGGCACCTTGGCGCTGACGGTCCTGGGGTGCATGATCCTCGTGCTCGCCTTCGGCTATGCCGGCACGGCCATGGCGCTCAGGGTCCGCCCCGCGCCGCTCCTGCGTAACGAATGA
- a CDS encoding Bax inhibitor-1/YccA family protein: protein MALQPESRWTQPLGGQQGWGRTAGVDAAAIDAGLRAYMLRVYNWMASGLLVTAIVAYAVANTGLSELFYTVVRTPRGLATAPTILGYVAMFAPLAFILVLSFGINRMSKTTAQALFWTFCGVMGASMANIFVIYTGASIASTFFITSATFASMSLIGYTTKRDLTKMGSFMLMGLIGIILASLVNIFLASSALAFAISVLGVIIFCGLTAYDTQRIKNDYIEYSYAEGTDEAGKRSVMDALGLYLNFINLFQLLLSFMGNRNQG, encoded by the coding sequence ATGGCACTGCAACCCGAATCGCGCTGGACGCAGCCGCTGGGCGGCCAGCAAGGCTGGGGCCGGACCGCGGGCGTGGACGCCGCCGCGATCGACGCCGGTCTGCGCGCCTATATGCTCCGCGTCTACAACTGGATGGCCTCCGGCCTGCTGGTGACGGCGATCGTCGCCTATGCGGTGGCCAATACCGGCCTCTCGGAGCTGTTCTACACCGTGGTCCGCACGCCGCGGGGCCTCGCCACCGCGCCGACGATCCTTGGCTACGTCGCGATGTTCGCGCCGCTCGCCTTCATCCTGGTCCTCTCCTTCGGCATCAACCGGATGAGCAAGACCACCGCGCAGGCCCTGTTCTGGACCTTCTGCGGCGTGATGGGCGCCAGCATGGCGAACATCTTCGTAATCTACACGGGTGCCTCGATCGCCAGCACCTTCTTCATCACCTCGGCCACCTTCGCCTCGATGAGCCTGATCGGCTACACGACGAAGCGGGACCTGACGAAGATGGGCAGCTTCATGCTGATGGGCCTGATCGGCATCATCCTCGCCTCGCTGGTCAACATCTTCCTGGCCTCCTCGGCGCTGGCCTTCGCCATCTCGGTGCTCGGCGTGATCATCTTCTGCGGTCTCACCGCCTATGACACGCAGCGCATCAAGAACGACTACATCGAGTATTCCTACGCCGAGGGCACGGATGAAGCCGGCAAGCGCAGCGTGATGGACGCGCTGGGCCTCTACCTGAACTTCATCAACCTGTTCCAGTTGCTGCTGTCCTTCATGGGCAACCGCAACCAGGGCTGA
- a CDS encoding DMT family transporter, producing the protein MMNWLYLLVAILAEVAGTLALRASQGFTLPLPSAVVVLGYGVAFYFLSLTLTAIPMGIAYAIWSGIGIVLISTAGWLWFGQALDLPAVLGIGLIVAGVAVINLFSHATPH; encoded by the coding sequence ATCATGAACTGGCTCTACCTGCTGGTCGCCATCCTGGCCGAGGTGGCGGGCACGCTGGCGCTGCGCGCCTCGCAGGGCTTCACCCTGCCGCTGCCTTCCGCCGTGGTGGTCCTGGGCTACGGCGTCGCCTTCTATTTCCTGTCGCTCACGCTCACCGCCATCCCGATGGGGATCGCCTATGCCATCTGGTCGGGCATCGGGATCGTGCTGATCTCGACCGCAGGCTGGCTGTGGTTCGGCCAGGCGCTCGACCTGCCGGCGGTGCTCGGCATCGGGCTGATCGTGGCAGGTGTCGCCGTCATCAACCTCTTCTCCCATGCCACGCCGCACTGA
- a CDS encoding heavy-metal-associated domain-containing protein, whose protein sequence is MPVLEMKVSGMSCGHCVQTVTKAIQARDAHARVQVDLAEGLVSAETMLDRASAIQAIESEGYKVLPCTRD, encoded by the coding sequence ATGCCAGTGCTTGAGATGAAGGTCAGCGGCATGAGCTGCGGCCATTGCGTGCAGACGGTGACCAAGGCCATCCAGGCGCGGGATGCGCATGCCCGGGTGCAGGTGGACCTCGCCGAGGGCCTGGTGAGCGCCGAGACGATGCTGGACCGCGCAAGCGCGATCCAGGCCATCGAAAGCGAGGGCTACAAGGTCCTGCCCTGCACGCGGGACTGA
- a CDS encoding MerR family transcriptional regulator: protein MNIGEAAAASGVSAKMIRHYETLGLITPLRRANNYRAYTEQNVAVLRFIRHARDLAFPLSEVKRLLALWQNDGRQSAEVRRIALGHVDALEEKARSLKAVADSLRHLAQSCQGNARPECPILDHMEGKVDASA, encoded by the coding sequence ATGAACATCGGCGAAGCGGCCGCGGCGAGCGGTGTCAGTGCCAAGATGATCCGGCATTACGAGACGCTCGGCCTGATCACGCCGCTCAGGCGCGCCAACAACTACCGCGCCTACACCGAGCAGAACGTCGCCGTGCTCCGCTTCATCCGCCATGCGCGGGACCTGGCCTTCCCGCTCTCCGAGGTGAAGCGGCTGCTGGCGCTCTGGCAGAATGACGGGCGGCAATCGGCCGAGGTGCGCCGAATTGCGCTCGGCCACGTTGATGCGCTGGAGGAGAAGGCGCGCTCGCTCAAGGCCGTGGCGGATTCGCTCAGGCATCTGGCGCAGTCCTGCCAAGGCAATGCGCGGCCGGAATGCCCGATCCTCGACCATATGGAGGGGAAGGTCGATGCCAGTGCTTGA
- a CDS encoding heavy metal translocating P-type ATPase — MMDRHTPLPRLTLPIAGMSCASCTGRVARALEGVPGVAGVQVNLATESAEVVGSAELPALDAALRGAGYALREQVLELQVTGMSCASCVGRVERALQAVPGVLAVAVNLASERATLQVLAGTSIDSLEAALGRAGYAVAGQSTEARFPRDKVELLAAGLLAAPFLIGMLGMAVGRDWMPGGWWQLALATPLQFVLGARFYRGALGALRARTGNMDLLVALGTSAAYALSVWQLRGGHHHLYFEGSALVIFFVLLGKHLESRAKQATAGAIRALLDLKPRTAMRLEAGQEREVPAALLKLDDLVVIRPGERVPADGVVTEGEAGLDESALTGESQAVAKAPGSALSTGTVVLDGRLVMRVTAIGEETVLARVAALVSAAQASRAPIQKLVDRISAVFVPVVIGIALLSFLGWWLAGAGLEAAIMHAVAVLVIACPCALGLATPAAIMAGTGAAARAGILVRDAEAIERAAGITRVAFDKTGTLTEGKPVLAALYEMEAGALRLAAALQAGSEHPLARAVLTAYGSAHRAPPPPVAAFRALPGRGVRGEVEGRALSLGSPRMLGESGATPDAYLAAAAQAESSQGRTLAWLLEEGQVLALLAFEDAVKPHSAEAVAALKGMGLSVTVLSGDSPAAAEALGARLGLAEIEAGLLPADKSARIAAWRSAGERVAMVGDGVNDAPALAAADLGIAMGTGTDAAMAAAGVTLLRGDPALVPQALELMRRTRGKIRQNLFWAFAYNAAGLPLAALGGLSPALAGAAMAASSVSVLGNALLLARWRPTGQLREKSK; from the coding sequence ATGATGGACCGTCACACACCCCTCCCGCGCCTCACCCTGCCCATCGCGGGCATGAGCTGCGCCTCCTGCACCGGCCGCGTAGCCCGCGCGCTGGAGGGGGTGCCCGGCGTCGCCGGGGTGCAGGTGAACCTCGCCACCGAATCGGCCGAGGTGGTGGGCAGCGCGGAACTCCCCGCGCTGGACGCGGCCTTGCGCGGCGCGGGCTACGCGCTGCGGGAGCAGGTGCTCGAGCTGCAGGTGACGGGAATGAGCTGCGCCTCCTGCGTGGGGCGTGTGGAACGGGCGCTTCAGGCGGTGCCGGGGGTGCTGGCGGTCGCCGTGAACCTGGCCAGCGAGCGCGCGACCCTGCAGGTGCTGGCAGGGACGTCCATCGATTCGCTGGAGGCGGCGCTGGGCCGGGCCGGCTACGCCGTGGCCGGGCAAAGCACGGAGGCACGCTTTCCGCGCGACAAGGTCGAGCTCCTGGCGGCGGGGCTGCTGGCGGCGCCCTTCCTGATCGGCATGCTCGGCATGGCGGTGGGGCGGGACTGGATGCCCGGCGGCTGGTGGCAGCTGGCGCTCGCGACGCCGCTGCAATTCGTGCTGGGCGCCCGCTTCTACCGCGGCGCGCTGGGCGCGCTGCGGGCGCGCACCGGCAATATGGACCTGTTGGTGGCCCTCGGCACCAGCGCCGCCTATGCGCTCTCGGTCTGGCAGCTGCGGGGCGGCCATCACCATCTCTATTTCGAGGGTTCGGCCCTCGTCATCTTCTTCGTGCTGCTGGGCAAGCACCTGGAATCGCGCGCCAAGCAGGCGACGGCGGGCGCCATCCGCGCGCTGCTCGATCTCAAGCCCCGAACCGCCATGCGGCTCGAGGCCGGGCAGGAGCGGGAGGTGCCGGCGGCGCTGCTCAAGCTGGACGACCTCGTCGTCATCCGCCCAGGCGAGCGCGTGCCGGCCGATGGCGTGGTGACGGAGGGCGAGGCCGGCCTCGATGAGAGCGCCCTCACCGGCGAGAGCCAAGCCGTCGCCAAGGCGCCCGGATCGGCGCTTTCCACCGGCACGGTGGTGCTGGACGGTCGCCTGGTCATGCGGGTGACGGCCATCGGCGAGGAGACGGTGCTGGCGCGTGTCGCGGCCCTGGTCTCCGCCGCACAGGCCAGCAGGGCGCCCATCCAGAAGCTGGTGGACCGCATCTCGGCCGTCTTCGTGCCGGTGGTGATCGGCATCGCGCTGCTGAGTTTCCTCGGCTGGTGGCTCGCCGGCGCGGGGCTGGAGGCCGCGATCATGCATGCGGTGGCAGTGCTGGTCATCGCCTGCCCCTGCGCGCTCGGCCTCGCCACGCCCGCCGCCATCATGGCCGGGACCGGGGCGGCGGCCCGCGCCGGCATCCTGGTCCGTGACGCCGAGGCGATCGAGCGCGCAGCCGGCATCACCCGCGTCGCCTTCGACAAGACGGGCACGCTGACCGAGGGCAAGCCGGTGCTGGCCGCGCTCTACGAGATGGAGGCTGGCGCGCTGCGCCTGGCTGCAGCGCTCCAGGCGGGCAGCGAGCATCCGTTGGCCCGCGCCGTGCTGACCGCCTATGGCTCGGCCCACCGCGCGCCCCCGCCGCCGGTCGCCGCCTTCCGCGCCCTGCCCGGGCGTGGCGTGCGGGGCGAGGTGGAAGGGCGGGCGCTCAGCCTCGGCTCGCCCCGCATGCTGGGCGAGTCGGGCGCCACGCCCGATGCCTATCTGGCGGCGGCGGCCCAGGCGGAATCCTCACAGGGGCGGACGCTGGCCTGGCTGCTGGAGGAGGGGCAGGTCCTCGCCCTGCTGGCCTTCGAAGATGCGGTGAAGCCGCATTCCGCCGAGGCGGTGGCCGCGCTGAAGGGCATGGGCCTCAGCGTCACCGTCCTCTCGGGCGACAGCCCGGCGGCGGCCGAGGCGCTGGGCGCGCGGCTTGGCCTGGCCGAGATCGAGGCCGGATTGCTGCCGGCCGACAAATCCGCCCGCATCGCCGCCTGGCGCAGCGCGGGCGAGCGGGTGGCGATGGTGGGGGACGGCGTGAATGACGCGCCGGCACTGGCCGCGGCCGATCTCGGGATCGCCATGGGAACTGGCACGGATGCGGCGATGGCGGCCGCGGGCGTCACGCTGCTGCGCGGCGACCCGGCGCTGGTGCCGCAGGCGCTCGAGCTGATGCGGCGCACGCGCGGCAAGATCCGGCAGAACCTGTTCTGGGCCTTTGCCTACAACGCCGCGGGCCTGCCGCTGGCGGCGCTGGGTGGATTGTCACCGGCCTTGGCGGGAGCGGCCATGGCGGCCTCCTCCGTGTCGGTGCTCGGCAATGCCCTGTTGCTGGCGCGCTGGCGCCCAACGGGCCAATTGAGGGAGAAAAGCAAATGA
- a CDS encoding trypsin-like peptidase domain-containing protein, with protein sequence MRIAIIPLASLLALAAPAPGIIAPAWAQNAAEPSGFRVVNRTGTDATALHAVRSPRGGQGDWGGNLLRPDRPLTEGGGFRVNPAADAGCRFDLRLVLNDGREAVLRDQDICVNRNIDLANATRPAAPTPPRPLPMAGPASRETPLAQPNQQARQVSTGTGFLVANERVMTNHHVIDNCNRVLLRTPSGHWLAAAPPARMDAQLDVALLNVPGLVGPALAFRSGPAVRRGEGVVAYGFPLAGLLSSDPKLTRGEVNGLRGIGDNPNQYQISAEVQPGNSGGPLVDMQGHVVGVVVSKLNAQAVSRRTGDIAQNVNFAIQGQAALAFARRAGVEPRLAESSGPDRATADVGEIAHRSTLFIRCEK encoded by the coding sequence ATGCGCATCGCCATCATCCCCCTCGCCTCCCTCCTGGCGCTGGCCGCCCCGGCGCCAGGGATCATCGCCCCCGCCTGGGCCCAGAACGCGGCGGAGCCGTCCGGGTTCCGGGTGGTGAACCGCACGGGCACCGATGCCACGGCACTGCATGCCGTGCGCAGCCCGCGCGGCGGCCAGGGCGACTGGGGCGGCAACCTGCTGCGTCCCGACCGGCCGCTGACCGAGGGCGGCGGCTTCCGGGTGAACCCCGCGGCCGATGCCGGCTGCCGCTTCGACCTCCGCCTCGTCCTGAACGACGGGCGGGAGGCGGTGCTGCGGGACCAGGACATCTGCGTGAACCGCAACATCGACCTGGCCAACGCCACCCGCCCAGCCGCGCCCACGCCGCCGCGCCCCCTGCCCATGGCTGGCCCGGCAAGCCGCGAGACGCCGCTCGCGCAGCCCAACCAGCAAGCGCGCCAGGTCTCGACCGGCACGGGCTTCCTCGTCGCGAATGAGCGCGTGATGACGAATCACCACGTCATCGACAATTGCAACCGCGTCCTGCTCCGCACCCCTTCGGGCCATTGGCTGGCGGCGGCCCCGCCCGCGCGCATGGACGCGCAGCTCGACGTGGCGCTGCTGAACGTGCCGGGCCTGGTCGGCCCGGCACTGGCCTTCCGCAGCGGGCCGGCCGTGCGCCGTGGCGAGGGCGTCGTGGCCTACGGCTTCCCCCTGGCCGGGCTGCTCAGCTCCGACCCCAAGCTCACGCGGGGCGAGGTGAACGGGTTGCGCGGTATCGGCGACAACCCGAACCAGTACCAGATCAGCGCCGAGGTGCAGCCGGGCAATTCGGGCGGGCCGCTCGTGGACATGCAGGGCCATGTGGTCGGCGTCGTTGTCTCGAAGCTCAACGCCCAGGCCGTCAGCCGCCGCACGGGCGACATCGCGCAGAACGTGAACTTCGCCATCCAGGGCCAGGCCGCACTCGCCTTCGCGCGCCGCGCGGGCGTCGAGCCGCGCCTCGCCGAGAGCAGCGGCCCGGACCGCGCCACGGCGGATGTCGGTGAGATCGCGCATCGCAGCACGCTGTTCATCCGCTGCGAGAAATAA